A region from the Vicia villosa cultivar HV-30 ecotype Madison, WI linkage group LG3, Vvil1.0, whole genome shotgun sequence genome encodes:
- the LOC131656315 gene encoding agamous-like MADS-box protein AGL80, translating to MSRKKVKLQYILNQSSRRATFNKRKTSLQKKVNEISTLCGIEGCVIIYGENSVQPDVWPPGVGTLNVIHRYHSLSELERNKRSVDLEGFLRQCIDKSQEQLRKLVLENKKKRFMIFTDKALINLHNAVPVNMNDLNGMNDEINDLREFIDGNIKEVTKKLNSMDAEAEENAGNGIEAMTGIEQQGFIGNVGNGVGMQADVHGLDTNMGYNYFPWDNSMLAYHDYNMDRDGL from the exons ATGAGTagaaagaaggtgaagcttcaatacATACTCAATCAGTCCAGCAGGAGGGCCACCTTCAACAAAAGGAAAACAA GTTTACAGAAGAAGGTGAACGAAATCAGCACCCTTTGTGGGATAGAAGGATGTGTCATTATCTATGGCGAAAACAGTGTTCAACCAGATGTTTGGCCACCTGGTGTAGGAACACTAAATGTGATACACAGGTACCACAGTTTATCTGAACTCGAACGAAACAAAAGGTCGGTGGATTTGGAGGGCTTCTTGAGGCAATGCATAGATAAATCCCAGGAGCAGTTGAGGAAACTAGTTTTGGAGAACAAGAAGAAGAGGTTTATGATTTTCACTGATAAAGCACTTATTAATCTACATAACGCTGTTCCTGTGAACATGAATGATCTCAATGGTATGAATGATGAAATCAATGATCTGAGGGAATTTATTGATGGCAATATCAAGGAAGTCACGAAAAAGTTGAATTCGATGGATGCTGAAGCTGAAGAGAATGCTGGTAATGGAATTGAAGCTATGACTGGAATAGAGCAGCAGGGTTTTATTGGAAATGTTGGGAATGGAGTTGGTATGCAGGCTGATGTCCATGGTTTGGATACCAACATGGGTTATAATTATTTTCCTTGGGACAACTCCATGTTAGCATATCATGATTATAATATGGACAGAGATGGTCTTTAA